A stretch of DNA from Coccidioides posadasii str. Silveira chromosome 1, complete sequence:
ACTTCCTCCTTCGCGCAGAGAAGCGGAGAGTCAGGCCATAGCACCTACCGCATCTGCTGCGTCTGTAACGCCATCCGTGGAGTCGACGACAACCCAAGATACTGAGGCTCCAGTCCCGGCCACTAAGAAAACCGCTACGTCAAAGAAGTCTAAGGCTAAGCGCAAAAGAGTAGCGGAAAATGAGGGGGAGGAATGTGCGGAGGATTCAGTGAGTCCACGGAAACCCCGCGGCCGGAGGAAACGTGAGGAGACACCCGAAAACGCCGAGTCGATCGAGATAGTCTCGGCAGTTGTTAAGATGTCAGATCTGTGTAGAGACCTACGCACAGGGAGAAAGTCGAAACGAGAAATGGAACTAAGAAGCATGGAAGCTGCAGAATTCGCAAGGAAACAAAGGGAGAGAGAAAGCAGGGAGCAGAGTACGACTCAAGACCAGAAAAAAGATACGACCGAAAGGCAGTCGGAATCAAGAGAACAACGGCTAAGTCGGGATGAAATAAAAGCCAGCGGCCCGCAAATGCGTATCGTGAATGGAGAGATCGTCTTGGATACATCTTCGTTGCAAATGGACCGACATGCTGATGCGGCTCGGAATGCGGAGGAGATGGAAGAGGTGGTAGAGAACCCTCTAACACGACGCATTAATCAAGCATCCTTCGGAAAGCGAACAAGATACGAGGCGTGGGATGAAGAATTAACCGATTTGTTCTACAAGGGCCTGAGGATGTTCGGAACGGACTTTATGATGATCAGCAAAATGTTCCCTGGCCGGACGCGGAGACATATAAAGTTGAAATTTTGCAATGAGGAGAGAAAGGATCCTGAACGGATCAAGGAGACGCTACTTGGTCCTCGCGAAGCTGTCGACCTCGACGCATACTCGGAGATGACTAATACAGTCTATGATGATCCCAAGGTCATCCATCAAGAGctggaggaggagaagaagagaatcgAACAGCAACATGCGAAGGAAAGAGAAGCGCGTGAGGAGCAGCTTCGTAATCCTGGCGATGGAAATGTACTGCCCAGTATAGAAAATGGGGCAGATACGAAGCGAGGTCGGAgtcaaaagaaaaaacaggCCAAGTCCGCCCAATTTGGTGGAGGCACTGAAGAGATTCTTGGTACAATTGATGACTTTTAAGTTCGAATCGATCACACGCCCTTTCCTAATAAATGTCTTGGTTTCACTATGTATATTATTATCCGCATGTCGAATGCTAGCTATATAGTGATAGAAACCAAACAAGCTTAGTTCCAAGCGATTAGAGTAACTTATTTCTTATTTGCGCCCCCCCGGGGGAAAAGGGAGGGGTTTTGCATTTCGCGCCTAACGACGTCTTGTGCCTCCAAAGCCTGTGCTCTCTCTTGTCCAGTTAGACGGGCCAGCGCTGCTACTGCCAGAGCTGCTTGGGGTATATACGGTTCTCCGGCCTGACGAACGCCGATTTCCCAGCCCGTATCCTGCTAGCCCCCCAGCGAGGGCTCCAGACCAGAATCCCGGCTGCCATGTTTCCGTCTTCGTATACCTTCCATGGTAATCATAGGGTGGCGGAGGGCCAGGAGGCCCCCATCcgcctccaccaccaccgccaaaCCAACCACCCGCTCCCCTCACATTGTTAATAGTCGACCGATTACAATAACTCATCAACGCAATGAAGCTCCCCATGACGATAAAAATCGTACCCACACCTTTAACGAAATCCCACAGCTGCTCTGCCCAACTTCTGTCGTCCAACGCACCGCCCGTCATGTAGCCGAattttctctctccctcctccGTCAGCAGCATCCGATACTCTACCCCACAACTTCCTTTCAATATCCACGGATCATTGGAGTCTCTATACCCTTCGCACACTACTTCCGTGCTGCCCAGCTTAAACTCCGGGGGCAACTCGGCTGTACACGTCCACTGGATATCATTCTCGTCGTAGTCGTAGCCTTGGTTTGTGCAGCGCATAACGTCGGGTGTATACAAGGAGCAGATGCGTTTGGAAGGGCCGACGCAAGTTAGCTGCGGGATAGCGTGGACGCGTCGATGGCTGGTTTTTCGGTTTGCATGGAGAGTGAGGGTCTGGATGTTTGAGAGGAGAACGGCATTGCGGGAAGGGGATTTGTTGGGATTGTAGGCTGTTGTCTGGTCGAGGAAgaaggagaggaagaggaaaaatgCAGCGGGAATGGGCAGCATCGTGGAAGGCCGCTTCTTTCAGGGGAAAGCTGGTATGGGGAAGTAGGTGTCTCTCTTTAACCGTAGAGCTTCGCTCTTAAAAGAGTCTCCGATATTGAGCTCAAGGGTGGGAATTAACTAGTTGGGATTGTGCAAGTTGAGAGAATCAAATTGCATTCAGGACAAGTGGCATCATGAGCAGCCGCGGGGCATTTCGTGGCATCGCGTTGAACAGAACAACTTCATCACCCGAAGCTGGCTTACAGGCAGAAACAATAACTGAGCGTCTCCCCTGCGCCAGCCAACAGGTCCAGACTTGGACGGATCTCGGCGCTCCGACTAACAAGCAAACAGCGTGGCAGCTTCGGCGCCAAGAGATAAGATCAATCTGATAACTACAGGCTCGTAGGTGGCCAAAGGCATGCTCTCAAGCCTTGCATTCTATACAGAGTACAAAAGCTGGAACTTCTCCCCGCAAACAGTCTGATGCCTATGACCCCACGCAGTTTTcgtctcttttcttcttgtttgAACCTTGCAATGAGGGAGGTTCCTACGGCGGAAGGCCCGACTTGAAAATTTCTCAGCCTTACTTGCAAAGTCTTTTTGGCGATGGAAACTGAGGCGCACAGCCCCTCGGAACGCGTTGTCCTCCGGGTAGGGGAATCTCAGTACTTTACAACAGTTGGAACATTGGTAGAAAAAAGCCAATACTTCAAGTCCTACTTTTCCGGCGCGTGGCCGAtcgagaaggaggaggatggaTCCATATTCATCGAAGGTGACCCGCATGCTTTTGATTATGTTATGCAATATCTTCGACGGGGAACATTCCCCCTTGCCTTCGACGTTCAGAGGGGGCACAATTATTCTATGTACTCCAGGGTACTGGAAGAAGCTAAATATTTTCAGTGTCCGCTGCTTGTTGCGTGGTTGGAGGACGCGTGCTACAACAAATGTGTTACCTGGCGAGTAAAAACTACTATCCAGGAGGCCACCGAACTAGCCTCGAGCGGGAACGGCAGTACGAGGGATCCGAAGTTCAGCCCGTACTCCAAATGTGCAGAAAAGGTCTATGAGTGCCCTCGGGGAATACTCGGGCACCGGGGGGGGGAGGCGTGTGGCAGGAAATGTCGAAAGGCCCAAGGAAATGACCCGCGAGAATTTGACACCGAAAGTACCATCGAGAAATGGATAGTGGCTAGAACGGAGTATCTTCCCCATCTTGGATGGATGACGGACTCTGGGTACTTTTCCCATTCCAGCTTATCAACCTAATACTAATAACATAACGTTTGAAGGAGGGATTTCCTAGCGCACCTGGCAACGCGCCCGACCCTTGAGTAGGTCCACCCGTGATGGCTGATATCTCACGCCGGAGGGATGTGCTAGATGTGGCATACCCGGAAATCCGTCTCTCAAAATTTCTCGAGTCATCAACCCATGTTCAGGCTGCAGATGAAGGTCCAAAACTAATGCTACTTGTAACCCGGGTGCCCCGTACGGAGAAATCATGCTTTGATAACTATATATCTAATTGTGCTCACGAGCAATTCTAGTATGAACCCTGGCTTGTGTGAGCGAGCTTTTACCAGCCGGAGAATGAAAGCTTTGCTGTGCTATTTACTTCTCTTTTAACCTACCGTGTGATCAGTGGTTGTACGTCCTGAATGTAGTTCAAGAGGTTGTTGCCCAACCTACTCCGTAAAGGGTGCAGAAGTTCGAGCGTATCCTTCATTTGTTCAAGAAATGGTATGTCATTGTGTTATCGGGTGCCTATACTGATTCAGAGCTACCATTGTCGGATTAAACACTGTGGATGCATATGTATTTATCCTTCATCCTTGCAACCAGCTGGCTCAGGCAGGGATTATTGATCAACTGATGCCCAAAATGCTTTCGGCACCCGTTTCTCCCGCTACCCCAAATGTTATTGACAGTTACTCCTTGATCACTTACTATTTCGTCGTGTGCGAACCCAAGACGTGGAGTTCTTGCGTCCTTGGGGACCATCAGCTCTTCAAGAAGAGGTGATATAAAATGGATTGGCGCATCTTTCGATATAGTGAGTATAGCACCTTGCATTTAAGTTTCGTTTCGGACTTGATATCAAAATTTGCTATGGGAATTACACAAGGCATAGTGATaaagctacggagtactccgtacaacaATACAGTAATCTAGTTACATCATGCCTCCCCAAATGCTTTCCCTTGAACGACagtgtttttttttggggtATTATTATTCTAGAATTTACATTTCTGAGCTAGCCTAGAGCTGTATAGCAATATATTCATTTATATATGGTGATTGATCTTGACATTAAAGCTTGGAATCCGGGGTGAAGCgtgctgtacggagtatttatTGAGAGTTTGGGGGTGAGCCGCGTTGGGGTTTCATGCTCCCTCTCCACGTCACTCGCGGGTGCCGTTCTTCGCTAGATGGCCTGGACATGTGACTAAATATCAACGGTGACAAGCGTCAACGAGCGAGCATCGAGGCTGCGGGTGGTCCATCGATCGTGCAAAAGCTGTCATAGCTGAAATGGAAAAGCCATCTAGCTCATCGTCAGAtcacaatgtcaagtgcGTCCCGCAAAAACTGGATTTGCTTACCCTTCGCTCATGCTTAAATAGATGATACTTCCGCCCAACCTGCGCAATCTTCGTCTGTATCACAGGTCCAATTCTACAAAACGAAGCTAATGGCTGCTTAGACTCTCATTTACACAAGGACTGTTGGTTGGCCAACTCTCCGTCGTTCTCTTAATCGGCGCATTCATCAAGTTCTTCATCTTTGGTGAAGCttctccctcttcctccCGGAGCCAGACTCGTCGAACTAGCCCTCACAAACGGTCGTATTCCATAAGTGGAGCAAGGGATCTTGGTTCTCGATCGCTGAAAGAGAAGCCGTCCTCCAACGTCTTACGGCCGGTACCGTCCTCATCTACGAATACTCGATCGATCCTCCGGAAGACGTATTACAGTGCCAATCCCACCAATTTCACCTCAAAACATGGCCGCCATAGGCCTCACCATTCTACACATCAACCGGAGTCGCTGGATTGGTTTAATGTCCTGATAGCGCAAACCATCGCTCAGTACCGTCAAACCGCTTATATCCTTAAAGATTCTCCGACCTCCTCTATACTCGAGTCGCTTGCTACAACGCTCAATAATCCGGAGAAAAAGCCGTCATTTATCGATGATATTACAGTAACAGATATATCCCTGGGAGAGGAATTCCCGATATTTAGCAATTGCCGGGTTATTGCAATCGATGACCCGAGTTCGGACGGTGGCCGCCTGCAGGCACTTATGGATGTCGACCTGAGCGATGATAACCTTTCTTTGGCTATTGAAACGAACCTGGTTCTTAATTACCCAAAACCTTATTCGGCGATCTTGCCTGTTGCCCTGTCAGTTTCTGTCGTGAGGTTTTCAGGGACACTATGCATATCGTTTGTTCCGGGCACCACGCAAACTTCGACCCATTTAGCCACATCACCATCAAATATCGATCCTACCTTACAGACCAATGATTATTCCGGGGCAAATAGACGTGGCAACCGTCGTCAAGAGCGGACAGATACCGAGCAAGTGACGCAGGCTAACAACGCTGGCACGACGGGCATTCCCAAAACCAGCTTagcattttcttttctcccgGATTATAGACTTGACCTTTCTGTCCGCTCCCTTATTGGTTCGCGGAGCCGCCTTCAAGACGTGCCGAAGGTTGCTCAGTTGGTGGAAGCTCGCGTGCAGGCATGGTTTGAAGAAAGGGTTGTTGAGCCACGAGTCCAGGTCGTTGCCTTACCGGGTATCTGGCCTAGAATGGGCCGGACCGGGGTTAGAGGACAGGAGGAGCAACAAGAAGTGGGCTCCAGTGGGAATGCGGGGGTATCCACTGCTAACGTTAGCATGCTGGGAGCCCGCGATGCTGGGGCTGAAGGGTCGCATGCCACGAGGGACGCTGATGTGGAAGGTCTTAGATATCGCCGGAATGCTTCTCCGGGCGATGAGACTTCTGGTGTCAGATATTCACCCCAAAATCAGGATAGTCGAGAGCAAGCCTGTAGGGACGATCCTTTCAGAATACCAGGGTCCTTGCCCGATGTCGTTCCCGTGACCTGACACCGGTTCGAAGGTTAGTGGCTTCAAATGTATCTGCGTGATACTTTTGAGAAACCCGGTCATATCTTATTTTTGGTCCGCTTGCACGAACCCCGTCCTCCGCATATAGGTGAATCTATCGCCTCCCAAGGAATGTATGGGGAGTCAGGATATTTCGGATCTAGGTATTGAAAAGTAATTATGACAACTGTGCACACTCATTTTGACGAGAATATGATCTTAAAACTATGGTGTTCACAGAGTTTTAATTATTCCACAGCTGATTGGTGAAGAAGTTTGTAATATTATGGGTATGAAATGTGTATAACAATGTTGGCTTAAATCTTCATCATGTTGCTATGTGCGAGAGTAGCCGGCTATCTAAGCAGCAGCCACAGTCCGAGATTGCAAATACGCTTTGCGATGCTTGTTTGTGTCAACCTCTGGACTTCTATTCAAAGGGGTCCATTTGGGCTCGTCCTGGAATAACCGCATAGCTTTGATGTACTATTTTACCCCCGGATTAGTAAACCCCAATCTTTCTGGGCGTAACATGAATCCGCATCAGTTCAATACTCACATTACTCTCCCCTGTCGTGAACCGATGATATATGCCCGCAGGCAATACCAAGAGATCATCCTTTTCCACGGCAATCCTCACCCATTCATCACCTTCACTCCGTACGTCAAAATAACCCTCTCCGTCAAGGATATATCTgatttcttcatcttcatgTAGATGCTCGTGGAAAAACATTTTCACTTTCTCTTCGTAGACGTCGCCCATTTTCTCAGGGGAGATGGTGATCTCATCGCGATTCTTGTAGCCCCGATCACTAGCGAGGGAGTCGACGTCTGAGATATTGGGGCATCGACGGTATAGGACACCAAGGCTTGAAAGATAAGATTCTTCTACGGCACGGCCGGAGTCGTGGCTAGCGCGTTGGTCGCCCTGAAGCGAACGTCAACAAGCATGATCAAAGTAGGTTGCGTTATCGGCGGGGCCAAAGGAGGACGGAGGGGACGTTACCTCCTTGTTATCGTACCAGTACGCTTTCATGTTGGGTAATTGAATATCGTCTATCTATCCTAATACCTCCTAACCGCGTTCTAATACTGCTAGCATAGATAGATGCAATAGACGGATGCTGCTTCAAGCGATCGAACAGCGGCCTGTGAGCTTTCAGTTCCCCGCGCTGACGAAAGATAGGTGTGATCCGATTGGCCAATTTGTCAAAGCCTCGGTTTTCGGCTTTTTAAAAATCCGAGGCAAAATGATGGAGGACTtatatgcttgtcattcactaagctacctaaaggggaatctcggctaatctatgtgggtcacgtgagcgaggtgctggttggattacctaacacccccccatgcaacgagctccagcagcgagcgagagccacaaagatccaaagcttccaaatctctcaaatccgcgataaaaattaattacagaatccagatttattccTTCTTTAGGCTTAGCTCCGTTTCGCCGCGATACCGTATTTTCGCTGGCTTCACTGATAAACCTCCATATTTTCCTGTATCAACTCGTCACCCCTATCGCGCTCACGAATTGAGCGTAGGGATCCATTGCAAGAGCCTTCGTGAGCCCGTCAGCTTTATTCGCGTCGGTTCCAACGTGCTCGATTGAGATTTCGTCCTTTTGAACCCAGTCTCTTAGCATATGGTGCCGAATCTCAATATGGCGTGCTCTTCGCGttatagcttcagctttggcta
This window harbors:
- a CDS encoding uncharacterized protein (EggNog:ENOG410PRMX~COG:S), whose product is METEAHSPSERVVLRVGESQYFTTVGTLVEKSQYFKSYFSGAWPIEKEEDGSIFIEGDPHAFDYVMQYLRRGTFPLAFDVQRGHNYSMYSRVLEEAKYFQCPLLVAWLEDACYNKCVTWRVKTTIQEATELASSGNGSTRDPKFSPYSKCAEKVYECPRGILGHRGGEACGRKCRKAQGNDPREFDTESTIEKWIVARTEYLPHLGWMTDSGRDFLAHLATRPTLE
- a CDS encoding uncharacterized protein (SECRETED:SignalP(1-21)~EggNog:ENOG410PQ28~COG:U), with product MLPIPAAFFLFLSFFLDQTTAYNPNKSPSRNAVLLSNIQTLTLHANRKTSHRRVHAIPQLTCVGPSKRICSLYTPDVMRCTNQGYDYDENDIQWTCTAELPPEFKLGSTEVVCEGYRDSNDPWILKGSCGVEYRMLLTEEGERKFGYMTGGALDDRSWAEQLWDFVKGVGTIFIVMGSFIALMSYCNRSTINNVRGAGGWFGGGGGGGWGPPGPPPPYDYHGRYTKTETWQPGFWSGALAGGLAGYGLGNRRSSGRRTVYTPSSSGSSSAGPSNWTRESTGFGGTRRR
- the MMM1 gene encoding ERMES complex subunit mmm1 (EggNog:ENOG410PFB3~COG:U~TransMembrane:1 (o20-39i)), encoding MSNDTSAQPAQSSLSFTQGLLVGQLSVVLLIGAFIKFFIFGEASPSSSRSQTRRTSPHKRSYSISGARDLGSRSLKEKPSSNVLRPVPSSSTNTRSILRKTYYSANPTNFTSKHGRHRPHHSTHQPESLDWFNVLIAQTIAQYRQTAYILKDSPTSSILESLATTLNNPEKKPSFIDDITVTDISLGEEFPIFSNCRVIAIDDPSSDGGRLQALMDVDLSDDNLSLAIETNLVLNYPKPYSAILPVALSVSVVRFSGTLCISFVPGTTQTSTHLATSPSNIDPTLQTNDYSGANRRGNRRQERTDTEQVTQANNAGTTGIPKTSLAFSFLPDYRLDLSVRSLIGSRSRLQDVPKVAQLVEARVQAWFEERVVEPRVQVVALPGIWPRMGRTGVRGQEEQQEVGSSGNAGVSTANVSMLGARDAGAEGSHATRDADVEGLRYRRNASPGDETSGVRYSPQNQDSREQACRDDPFRIPGSLPDVVPVT
- the BDP1 gene encoding Transcription factor TFIIIB component B (EggNog:ENOG410PIBH~COG:K), whose amino-acid sequence is MASFSSSVINKSGKKFAPKIPARRAPAPSTTPAPPARDTTLQPSQASQISSQARSSPPATARPAPASSSTPVKSPEHAKPSAQPSSPSPRTRRSPASPKAVRIPLPSRRSSVSTAPQTQSSTVKSPSQKPTSLGTGNAGSTLISTPRADAQGGSPAPGRPSFVTLDITENPALSDSQTSVRPAKRIRVSEPETRILPPSRREAESQAIAPTASAASVTPSVESTTTQDTEAPVPATKKTATSKKSKAKRKRVAENEGEECAEDSVSPRKPRGRRKREETPENAESIEIVSAVVKMSDLCRDLRTGRKSKREMELRSMEAAEFARKQRERESREQSTTQDQKKDTTERQSESREQRLSRDEIKASGPQMRIVNGEIVLDTSSLQMDRHADAARNAEEMEEVVENPLTRRINQASFGKRTRYEAWDEELTDLFYKGLRMFGTDFMMISKMFPGRTRRHIKLKFCNEERKDPERIKETLLGPREAVDLDAYSEMTNTVYDDPKVIHQELEEEKKRIEQQHAKEREAREEQLRNPGDGNVLPSIENGADTKRGRSQKKKQAKSAQFGGGTEEILGTIDDF
- the ADI1 gene encoding 1,2-dihydroxy-3-keto-5-methylthiopentene dioxygenase (EggNog:ENOG410PMYY~COG:S~BUSCO:14214at33183); protein product: MKAYWYDNKEGDQRASHDSGRAVEESYLSSLGVLYRRCPNISDVDSLASDRGYKNRDEITISPEKMGDVYEEKVKMFFHEHLHEDEEIRYILDGEGYFDVRSEGDEWVRIAVEKDDLLVLPAGIYHRFTTGESNYIKAMRLFQDEPKWTPLNRSPEVDTNKHRKAYLQSRTVAAA